A window of Rubricoccus marinus contains these coding sequences:
- a CDS encoding aspartate aminotransferase family protein codes for MNSELGTALDPLALEDATTLPTYAKPPLALVRGENATVWTHDGRELLDLYGGHCVALLGHCPPRVVEAIRHQAGELLFYSNAVYSPIRAEASKRLVDMAPPALTHVFWCNSGTEANEAALKLARTVTGRSRIVAMTEAFHGRTLGALATTWGDAYHEPYRAILPETTFVPFGWEGAVDEALASGDVAAVILEPIQSMAGITEAPPAYYRALREICDRHGTLLVFDEVQTGVGRTGTFTYGEHIDVTPDIVTLAKSLGAGVPVGAALVNSRVADTVKSGDQGTTFGGGMLAMAAVHAALGQIADENLMDRALELEAAFRKRLEGASGVVEVRGRGCLLGVELDRAAKPVAAALRDEHSIMVGTSKHPHTLRLMPPLTTPLAAAAAFADALDAVLNES; via the coding sequence ATGAACTCGGAACTCGGAACTGCACTTGACCCCCTCGCGCTCGAAGACGCGACCACGCTGCCGACCTACGCCAAGCCGCCTCTGGCGCTCGTGCGCGGCGAGAACGCGACCGTCTGGACGCACGACGGCCGCGAACTGCTCGACCTGTATGGCGGCCACTGCGTGGCGCTGCTCGGCCACTGCCCGCCGCGCGTCGTCGAGGCCATCCGCCACCAGGCCGGCGAGCTGCTGTTTTACTCCAACGCCGTCTACAGCCCCATCCGCGCCGAGGCGTCGAAGCGGCTCGTGGACATGGCACCCCCAGCCCTCACGCACGTCTTCTGGTGCAACTCGGGGACCGAGGCCAACGAGGCCGCGCTCAAGCTCGCGCGGACGGTCACGGGCCGCTCACGCATCGTGGCCATGACCGAGGCCTTCCACGGCCGCACGCTCGGCGCGCTCGCCACGACCTGGGGCGACGCCTACCACGAGCCCTATCGCGCGATCCTGCCCGAGACGACCTTCGTCCCCTTCGGCTGGGAAGGCGCCGTCGACGAGGCCCTCGCCTCTGGCGACGTGGCGGCTGTCATCCTGGAGCCCATCCAGAGCATGGCGGGCATCACCGAGGCGCCCCCGGCCTACTACCGCGCGCTCCGCGAGATCTGCGACCGCCACGGCACGCTGCTGGTATTCGACGAGGTCCAGACCGGCGTCGGGCGGACGGGCACGTTCACCTACGGCGAGCACATAGACGTGACGCCGGACATCGTGACGCTGGCCAAGAGCCTCGGCGCGGGCGTCCCCGTCGGCGCCGCGCTGGTCAACAGCCGCGTGGCCGATACGGTCAAGTCTGGCGACCAGGGCACGACGTTCGGCGGTGGAATGCTCGCGATGGCAGCCGTCCACGCCGCGCTCGGCCAGATCGCCGACGAGAACCTGATGGACCGCGCGCTCGAACTCGAAGCGGCCTTCCGCAAGAGGCTCGAAGGGGCCTCTGGCGTCGTCGAAGTCCGAGGCCGCGGCTGCCTGCTCGGCGTCGAACTCGACCGCGCCGCGAAGCCTGTGGCCGCCGCCCTGCGCGACGAACACAGCATTATGGTCGGCACCTCCAAGCACCCCCACACGCTCCGCCTCATGCCGCCGCTGACCACGCCTCTGGCGGCCGCCGCCGCGTTCGCCGACGCGCTGGACGCCGTGCTGAACGAGTCGTGA
- a CDS encoding SCO family protein — MHRLALCFLALLLAACGDPLPEHLAPEDDLTDASWALLDQDSSAVAFPADLAGRPVVLTAVYTHCPDVCLMTMANMNNIRKALGPDTSRVRFATVTFDPSRDTPAALNAYARSWNTGPDWKLLTGSEAEIASLMERIGVRYEISRRDTLASGEATYSISHTDKALLLDARGRVVETYGGSAALPEMVAEDARALLAAGA; from the coding sequence ATGCACCGCCTCGCGCTCTGCTTTCTCGCGCTCCTGCTCGCCGCCTGCGGCGACCCGCTTCCCGAGCACCTCGCGCCAGAGGACGACCTGACCGACGCCTCGTGGGCCCTGCTCGATCAGGACTCTTCGGCGGTCGCGTTCCCGGCCGATCTCGCCGGCCGGCCCGTCGTGCTCACCGCCGTCTACACGCACTGCCCGGACGTGTGCCTGATGACGATGGCGAACATGAACAACATCCGCAAGGCGCTCGGCCCCGACACCTCGCGCGTGCGCTTCGCGACCGTCACGTTCGACCCCTCGCGCGATACGCCCGCGGCGCTGAACGCCTATGCGCGCTCGTGGAACACCGGGCCGGACTGGAAGCTGCTCACCGGCAGCGAGGCCGAAATCGCGAGTCTGATGGAGCGCATCGGCGTCCGCTACGAAATCTCGCGCCGCGACACCCTCGCCTCTGGCGAGGCGACCTACTCCATCAGCCACACCGACAAGGCGCTCCTGCTCGACGCCAGAGGCCGCGTGGTGGAGACGTACGGCGGCAGCGCCGCCCTGCCAGAAATGGTTGCCGAGGACGCCCGCGCGCTCCTGGCCGCTGGCGCATAA
- the argC gene encoding N-acetyl-gamma-glutamyl-phosphate reductase — MTHDLKCIAILHGAGYAGGELAALLLRHPHVEIAAVTSRSHAGEPLAKAHARLRGTTDLTFTAPEALDPSGVDAVVVCAEHGKGAAAVHALREAGFEGLIVDLSADHRLAQEAYDATYPAPHPHPEQIADAVYGLAEVNRDAIPGATLVANPGCFATAMALALWPLAGRAGTAHITAFTGASGSGARPSPTTHFPTRDGNARAYRPFAHRHQPEVEQVVGDAMQIQFVPVSAPWTRGIWGTAHVALDAPLAPDAVATLYQEAYSGARFVRLSPEGLPELLPVVGTPFCDIGWVSDGDALVVGFALDNLLKGAASQAVQNLNLALGLPETAGLLP; from the coding sequence ATGACCCACGACCTTAAATGCATCGCCATCCTGCACGGCGCGGGCTACGCGGGCGGCGAACTCGCGGCGCTGCTGCTTCGGCATCCGCACGTCGAGATCGCCGCCGTCACCAGCCGCAGCCACGCGGGCGAGCCTCTGGCGAAAGCGCATGCCCGGCTGCGCGGCACGACCGACCTGACGTTTACCGCGCCAGAGGCGCTCGACCCTTCGGGCGTCGACGCCGTCGTCGTCTGCGCCGAGCACGGCAAAGGCGCAGCGGCCGTCCACGCGCTGCGCGAAGCGGGCTTCGAGGGCCTCATCGTCGATCTCTCGGCGGACCACCGCCTGGCGCAAGAGGCATACGACGCGACGTATCCAGCGCCGCACCCGCACCCGGAGCAGATCGCCGATGCTGTTTACGGCCTCGCGGAGGTCAACCGCGACGCGATCCCCGGCGCCACGCTCGTCGCCAACCCCGGCTGCTTCGCGACCGCGATGGCGCTCGCGCTCTGGCCTCTGGCGGGACGCGCGGGGACCGCGCACATCACCGCGTTCACGGGCGCCAGCGGCTCGGGCGCGCGGCCTTCGCCCACCACGCACTTCCCCACGCGCGACGGCAACGCCCGCGCCTACCGCCCCTTTGCGCACCGGCACCAGCCCGAGGTGGAGCAGGTCGTGGGCGACGCGATGCAGATCCAGTTCGTGCCCGTCTCGGCGCCGTGGACGCGCGGCATCTGGGGCACGGCGCACGTCGCGCTAGACGCGCCTCTGGCGCCAGATGCCGTCGCTACTCTGTACCAGGAGGCGTACAGTGGCGCGCGCTTCGTCCGGCTCTCGCCAGAGGGGCTCCCGGAGCTCTTGCCGGTCGTCGGCACGCCGTTCTGCGACATCGGCTGGGTATCGGACGGCGACGCGCTGGTCGTCGGCTTCGCGCTCGACAACCTCCTCAAGGGCGCGGCCTCCCAAGCCGTCCAGAACCTCAACCTCGCGCTCGGGCTCCCCGAGACGGCGGGGCTCCTGCCGTGA
- a CDS encoding ABC transporter permease: protein MSRLLSLTALAWRTLLQHPLQTFLSTLGLVIGVASLVAILSLADGLEEFAREQISSTTDLQSMYVDAREYEMVDGVAIRRDSAVVFGDAEVAALVAHLGPDVRGGLRQSRSVLVEQDTLRTAARLHVAQPLIWELAEVELAAGRSLTAEDSNAVVVSAPLAERLGGAEAALGQRFSVGGQEAEIVGVRDEETPAVYGAWALAAPEASTLVLHVAQAENVSETTDRVRAWLDEQFPQGAEGFTIATDEMRTEQLAKGMLIFKLVMGFITGISVVVGGVGVMNVLLMTVTERTQEIGIRKATGARRRDIVAQFLAEAVMVSAAGSAVGLLAGLGIVFTAVPIIRSLADDMPFRAGFSLGSLLVVAAVAVLVGLVFGTYPAWRASRLSPVEAIRRD, encoded by the coding sequence ATGTCCCGACTGCTCTCGCTGACCGCGCTCGCGTGGCGCACGCTGCTCCAGCACCCGCTCCAAACGTTTCTGTCCACGCTCGGGCTCGTGATCGGCGTGGCGTCCCTCGTGGCGATCCTCTCGCTCGCGGACGGCCTGGAGGAGTTCGCGCGCGAGCAGATCTCGTCCACGACGGACCTCCAAAGCATGTACGTGGACGCGCGGGAGTACGAGATGGTAGACGGCGTCGCGATCCGCCGCGACAGCGCCGTCGTGTTCGGTGACGCCGAGGTGGCCGCGCTCGTGGCGCACCTCGGGCCCGATGTGCGCGGCGGGTTGCGCCAGAGCCGGTCGGTCCTCGTGGAGCAGGACACGCTCCGCACCGCGGCCCGGCTCCACGTGGCTCAGCCGCTGATCTGGGAGTTGGCAGAGGTAGAGCTCGCAGCGGGCCGGTCGCTGACGGCGGAGGACTCCAACGCCGTCGTCGTGAGCGCGCCTCTGGCGGAGCGATTGGGCGGCGCGGAGGCGGCGCTCGGGCAACGCTTCTCGGTCGGTGGACAGGAGGCCGAGATCGTCGGCGTGAGGGATGAAGAGACGCCGGCGGTGTACGGGGCGTGGGCGCTCGCGGCGCCAGAGGCGTCTACGCTGGTCCTGCACGTGGCGCAGGCCGAGAACGTGAGCGAGACCACGGACCGCGTGCGCGCATGGCTGGACGAGCAGTTCCCGCAGGGCGCCGAGGGCTTCACCATCGCGACGGACGAAATGCGGACCGAGCAACTCGCCAAGGGGATGCTCATCTTCAAGCTCGTAATGGGGTTCATTACCGGCATCTCGGTCGTCGTCGGCGGCGTGGGCGTGATGAATGTGCTGCTGATGACCGTGACGGAGCGCACGCAGGAGATCGGCATCCGCAAGGCGACAGGCGCGCGCCGGCGCGACATCGTGGCGCAGTTCCTCGCCGAGGCCGTCATGGTCTCGGCGGCGGGGAGCGCGGTCGGTCTTCTGGCGGGGCTCGGGATCGTGTTCACGGCCGTGCCCATTATCCGCAGCCTCGCGGACGACATGCCGTTCCGCGCTGGGTTCTCGCTAGGCAGCCTGCTCGTCGTCGCGGCGGTCGCGGTCCTCGTCGGACTCGTGTTCGGCACGTACCCGGCGTGGCGCGCCTCGCGCCTGAGCCCGGTAGAGGCCATCCGGCGCGACTAG
- a CDS encoding copper chaperone PCu(A)C: MTRSLFALTLALALSACQTETPEPAPSTDATPEASGAVASGSVSVSDPFVTATPAGGTGGVFMTLTGGAMPDTLVDARSTIAERVEVHETYDAGDGLRGMRLVESGIPVGVGETVRLAPGGYHVMLLGLADELAVGDTLEMEAVFARAGAVQVRVPVVTLDRVREAM; encoded by the coding sequence ATGACCCGCTCACTTTTCGCGCTCACGCTCGCCCTCGCGCTGAGCGCCTGCCAGACCGAGACGCCCGAGCCCGCCCCGTCCACTGATGCGACGCCAGAGGCCTCTGGCGCCGTGGCCTCCGGGTCCGTCTCGGTCTCGGACCCCTTTGTGACCGCCACGCCTGCCGGCGGGACCGGAGGTGTGTTCATGACGCTCACAGGAGGCGCCATGCCCGATACGCTTGTCGATGCGCGCTCCACCATCGCCGAGCGTGTGGAGGTCCACGAGACGTACGACGCCGGGGACGGCCTGCGCGGGATGCGCCTCGTCGAGAGCGGCATTCCGGTCGGCGTCGGGGAAACCGTGCGTCTCGCGCCCGGCGGCTACCACGTGATGTTGCTCGGCCTCGCGGACGAGCTCGCCGTGGGCGATACGCTGGAGATGGAGGCGGTCTTCGCCCGCGCCGGCGCCGTGCAGGTCCGCGTGCCCGTCGTTACGCTGGACCGCGTGCGCGAGGCGATGTAG
- a CDS encoding M24 family metallopeptidase — MIRFLLVLLLLAPLAPEAFAQATPPEAAPSVLPMRERAAVMDRWLDARLEAIVPALMRREGIDMWIIAAREYNEDPVISTMLPATWLAARRRTVLVFHDDGERVERLAVARYDVGPFPRAWDPEAQPDQWARVAEIVAERDPQRIGINTSETFALADGLSASEERALRAALSDPFRQRLVGAENLAVGWLETRTPEEMATYPHIVGLARHIIHAGLSREAITPGVTTTDDLAWWYRDRVRALGLTTWFHPGVSVQRAPEAAGASGDRARAEGDFSARPDANVIQPGDLVWVDFGISYLGLMTDTQQMAYVLRPGETEAPAGLVSGLRAANRVQDLLTGAFARGKTGNEILADALQASGAENLDATIYTHPIGLHGHAAGPTIGLWDQQGGVPGNGDYPLYANTAHSIELNVAMAVPEWGGQRVRFMLEEDAFFDGETVRYIDGRQEALLLIPR, encoded by the coding sequence GTGATCCGCTTTCTCCTTGTTCTCCTCCTGCTCGCGCCTCTGGCGCCAGAGGCCTTCGCACAGGCCACCCCGCCAGAGGCGGCCCCGTCCGTGCTGCCCATGCGCGAGCGCGCCGCCGTGATGGACCGGTGGCTGGACGCTCGGCTGGAGGCCATCGTGCCCGCACTGATGCGGCGCGAGGGGATCGACATGTGGATCATCGCGGCGCGGGAGTACAACGAGGACCCGGTGATCTCCACGATGCTGCCCGCCACGTGGCTGGCCGCGCGGCGCCGCACGGTTCTGGTCTTCCACGACGACGGCGAGCGCGTAGAGCGCTTGGCCGTCGCGCGGTACGACGTGGGGCCGTTCCCACGCGCCTGGGACCCGGAAGCGCAGCCCGACCAGTGGGCGCGCGTGGCCGAGATCGTCGCCGAGCGCGATCCGCAACGCATCGGGATCAACACGTCGGAGACGTTCGCGCTGGCGGACGGCCTGAGCGCGTCCGAGGAGCGGGCCTTGCGGGCGGCGCTGTCAGATCCGTTCCGCCAGAGGCTCGTCGGTGCGGAGAACCTCGCGGTGGGCTGGCTGGAGACGCGCACGCCGGAGGAGATGGCGACGTACCCGCACATCGTCGGCCTCGCGCGGCACATCATCCACGCCGGCCTCTCGCGCGAGGCCATCACGCCCGGCGTGACCACGACCGACGACCTCGCATGGTGGTACCGCGACCGCGTCCGCGCGCTCGGGCTGACAACGTGGTTCCACCCCGGCGTGAGCGTGCAGCGTGCGCCAGAGGCGGCCGGGGCCTCTGGCGACCGTGCCCGCGCCGAGGGCGACTTCTCCGCCCGCCCCGACGCCAACGTGATCCAGCCCGGCGACTTGGTGTGGGTGGACTTCGGGATCTCGTACCTCGGGCTCATGACCGATACGCAGCAGATGGCCTACGTCCTCCGCCCCGGCGAGACTGAGGCGCCCGCAGGGCTGGTTTCGGGCCTCCGCGCCGCCAACCGCGTGCAGGACCTGCTGACCGGCGCCTTCGCCAGAGGCAAGACCGGCAACGAGATCCTGGCCGACGCGCTCCAAGCCTCTGGCGCCGAGAACCTGGACGCGACGATCTACACGCACCCTATCGGCCTCCACGGCCACGCCGCCGGGCCGACGATCGGCCTGTGGGACCAGCAGGGCGGCGTGCCCGGAAACGGCGATTACCCGCTCTATGCCAACACGGCGCACTCCATCGAGCTCAACGTTGCGATGGCGGTCCCGGAGTGGGGCGGCCAGCGCGTCCGGTTCATGCTGGAAGAGGACGCGTTCTTCGACGGCGAGACCGTCCGCTACATCGACGGGCGGCAGGAGGCGCTGCTGCTCATCCCGCGCTAG
- the argB gene encoding acetylglutamate kinase: MNPELGTTIIKLGGAVAASPEACASLWREVATIGGPVVVVHGGGPQATDLARRLGHEPRIVAGRRVTSDLDLDVALYVMRGSVNARLVGSAKASGVNAVGVSGADGGLVGVVRRPPRVIDGETVDFGHVGDVVGVDPALLGALLGAGFTPVVASVCADREGDLYNVNADTVALELAVALGAARLILVAEASGVRRDAADPSTLISRLTPEAIAAGVEAGWIAGGMRPKLEVAREALSRGVPEVRVTSPDAVSDATRGTTIAPEA; the protein is encoded by the coding sequence GTGAACCCGGAACTCGGAACCACGATCATCAAGCTCGGCGGCGCCGTCGCAGCCTCGCCAGAGGCCTGCGCGAGCCTCTGGCGCGAGGTCGCGACGATCGGCGGGCCGGTCGTGGTCGTCCACGGCGGCGGGCCACAGGCCACCGACCTGGCGCGGCGGCTGGGGCACGAGCCGCGCATCGTCGCCGGGCGGCGCGTGACGAGTGACCTCGACCTCGACGTGGCGCTGTACGTCATGCGCGGGAGCGTCAACGCGCGGCTGGTGGGCTCGGCGAAGGCCTCTGGCGTAAACGCCGTAGGCGTCAGCGGCGCCGATGGCGGGCTGGTCGGCGTCGTGCGGAGGCCGCCGCGCGTGATCGACGGCGAGACCGTCGACTTCGGGCACGTCGGTGACGTGGTCGGCGTGGACCCTGCGCTGCTAGGGGCGTTGCTCGGCGCTGGCTTTACGCCCGTCGTCGCGAGCGTGTGCGCCGACCGCGAGGGCGACCTGTACAACGTCAACGCCGACACCGTCGCGCTCGAACTCGCCGTCGCGCTCGGCGCCGCGCGCCTGATCCTCGTCGCCGAGGCCTCTGGCGTCCGCCGCGACGCGGCCGATCCGTCCACGCTGATCTCGCGCCTCACGCCAGAGGCCATCGCGGCAGGTGTAGAAGCGGGCTGGATCGCGGGCGGGATGCGGCCCAAGCTCGAAGTCGCGCGCGAGGCGCTCAGCCGGGGCGTGCCTGAAGTCCGCGTGACATCGCCCGATGCGGTCTCGGACGCCACCCGTGGCACCACCATCGCGCCAGAGGCATGA
- a CDS encoding M20/M25/M40 family metallo-hydrolase, with product MTDVLRLHHDLVAIPSISRDEGDAADFVEAFAREHGAASGVCVERSEHNVWFTLGDGDDVLILASHLDVVPPSDGHPFDPFTPTVRGGNVYARGAVDAKASGAAMLAALLDLAASGWTPEAGRLVVALTACEEVGSDENGLDYLRREAPTFPTPSAALVGEPTDLRPCLAQKGLLVLRCTARGRTAHAARAHLGVNALTVMARDLLRVSEMEIGADDPFLGRPTVTATVASGGGPRNVVPDEATFWLDVRSTPGASHPQMAEEIAEHLESEVAIHSARLVPCATSPEARIARASGDALRALGMDAEPFGSPTASDWVFLADVPAVKIGPGDSRLSHTPQEHVPQAEIVRAVAVYRAIAESYFS from the coding sequence ATGACCGACGTTCTAAGGCTCCACCACGACCTCGTCGCCATCCCGTCCATCAGCCGCGACGAGGGCGACGCCGCCGACTTCGTCGAGGCCTTCGCGAGAGAGCACGGCGCGGCCTCTGGCGTGTGCGTCGAGCGCAGCGAGCACAACGTCTGGTTCACGCTGGGAGACGGTGACGATGTGCTCATCCTCGCCTCGCACCTCGACGTGGTCCCGCCGAGCGACGGCCACCCGTTCGACCCGTTCACGCCGACCGTCCGCGGCGGAAACGTCTACGCCAGAGGCGCGGTCGACGCGAAGGCCTCTGGCGCCGCGATGCTCGCCGCGCTCTTGGATCTCGCCGCGAGCGGCTGGACGCCAGAGGCAGGACGGCTCGTCGTCGCCCTGACCGCGTGCGAGGAAGTCGGCTCCGATGAGAACGGGCTGGACTACCTCCGCCGCGAGGCGCCCACGTTCCCGACGCCCAGCGCCGCGCTCGTCGGCGAGCCGACCGACCTGCGGCCGTGCTTGGCGCAAAAGGGCCTGCTCGTGCTCCGCTGCACCGCCAGAGGCCGGACGGCCCACGCCGCGCGCGCGCACCTCGGCGTCAATGCCCTGACGGTCATGGCGCGCGACCTCTTGCGCGTAAGCGAGATGGAGATCGGCGCCGACGACCCGTTCCTTGGCCGCCCGACCGTGACCGCGACCGTGGCCTCTGGCGGAGGCCCCCGCAACGTCGTCCCGGACGAGGCCACGTTCTGGCTCGACGTCCGCTCCACGCCCGGCGCCTCGCACCCGCAGATGGCCGAGGAGATCGCCGAGCACCTCGAAAGCGAGGTCGCGATCCACTCCGCGCGCCTCGTGCCGTGTGCCACCTCGCCAGAGGCCAGGATTGCCCGCGCCTCTGGCGACGCGCTACGCGCACTCGGCATGGACGCCGAGCCTTTCGGCAGCCCGACCGCCTCGGACTGGGTGTTCCTCGCCGACGTGCCCGCGGTCAAGATCGGGCCGGGCGACAGCCGCCTCTCGCACACGCCGCAGGAGCACGTGCCGCAGGCCGAGATCGTCCGCGCTGTCGCCGTCTACCGCGCGATCGCCGAGTCCTACTTCTCGTGA
- a CDS encoding N-acetylornithine carbamoyltransferase — translation MPNLTSWSDLPDDVWQHCLGRARHFRDTREWTSGAKGKSIALLFLNPSLRTRASMELAAHHLGAAPVVITPGQGTWGLAWGEDAMTGDAAEHVHEAIGVLARYADAIGVRTFASLTDYDADQSDAALGAIVEASGVPVVNLESAKWHPCQELADAAAITETLGDPRGKKLVLSWAPHPKALPQAVPNSALLMAARLGMEVVVARPEGFSLGTDVMDLAKKTASLSGGSVTESADQDIAFAGADIVYAKAWSGALVYDNPEEEESRRLARMDDWRITNRLMMQTDRGHFMHCLPVRRGVVVDAEVLESEDAIHLLQAEYRLHAQKAILEWVWGMGSES, via the coding sequence ATGCCCAACCTCACCTCCTGGTCCGACCTCCCTGACGACGTCTGGCAGCACTGCCTCGGCCGCGCCCGCCACTTCCGCGACACCCGCGAGTGGACCTCTGGCGCGAAGGGCAAATCCATCGCGCTGCTGTTCCTCAACCCGAGCCTGCGGACCCGCGCGAGCATGGAGTTGGCCGCGCATCATTTGGGCGCCGCGCCCGTCGTGATCACACCGGGGCAGGGCACGTGGGGCCTCGCGTGGGGCGAGGACGCGATGACCGGCGACGCCGCGGAGCACGTACACGAGGCCATCGGCGTCCTTGCGCGCTATGCGGATGCTATCGGCGTGCGCACGTTTGCGTCGCTCACCGACTACGACGCCGACCAGTCCGACGCCGCGCTCGGCGCGATCGTGGAGGCCTCTGGCGTGCCGGTGGTCAACCTGGAATCGGCCAAGTGGCACCCGTGCCAGGAACTGGCCGATGCGGCGGCGATCACGGAGACGCTGGGCGACCCGCGTGGCAAAAAGCTCGTCCTCTCGTGGGCGCCGCATCCGAAGGCGCTCCCGCAGGCGGTCCCCAACTCGGCGCTGCTCATGGCGGCGAGGCTCGGGATGGAGGTCGTCGTCGCCCGCCCCGAGGGCTTCTCGCTGGGAACGGACGTGATGGACCTCGCCAAAAAGACCGCCTCGCTCTCGGGCGGCAGCGTGACCGAATCGGCCGATCAGGACATCGCATTCGCGGGCGCCGACATCGTGTACGCCAAAGCGTGGAGCGGCGCGCTCGTCTACGACAACCCAGAGGAGGAGGAGTCCCGCCGCCTCGCGCGCATGGACGACTGGCGCATCACGAACCGCCTCATGATGCAGACCGACCGCGGCCACTTTATGCACTGCCTCCCCGTCCGCCGCGGCGTGGTCGTAGACGCCGAGGTGCTGGAGTCCGAGGACGCCATCCACTTGCTCCAAGCCGAGTACCGCCTCCACGCCCAGAAAGCGATTCTGGAGTGGGTCTGGGGGATGGGTTCCGAGTCCTGA